Genomic segment of Acidobacteriota bacterium:
ACCGCCTTCGAGGCGCAGTTCGGTTTGCTGCCGGCTGGCGAGGAGTTCGACGGCAACGGCCGGGTTGACGGCAAAGTCCACCATCACGCCGTAGCTCGCTCCTTCGTCCACTTCGACGTCGCGGCCGATGCCGAAGAAATCGTTGTCGAAGCGGTCGAACTCACCACCAAAGCGATAGCCGGCGAAAGGAGTGATTTCAAAGGACTGCGCCAGCGCGGTCGGCGCCGCAAGAACGGCGAGAAGCAAGGAAAGCCCCAGGCTCCACTGTGCTGAACGGTTCATCAGTACTCTCCGATGTCATTGGTCAGATGGGCAAAGAACGCTGGTGCTTCGCCCGGGAATGCTCCCGTGAGAGCACCCCCCTTCCTTCTACGGATCTTAAGGCTATTTGATTTCACGCAAACGGGAGTTTGCCCGCGATCACCGAATTCCCGAAGTGCCTGGTAAGCTCCCTGCCCAATCGTGGCCCCGAGAGGATTCACTAGCGGGCCGACACCGGAGACCCTTCATGGCCGAACTCGAGTTTTCTCGCGCTTTCCTGGAAGCGCTTCCAAAGTCCGATCTGCACCTGCATCTCGACGGTTCCCTGCGCCTGCCGACCCTCATCGAGCTGGCCCGGGAGCGCAACGTCACCCTGCCCTCGGATACCCCGGAGGGCCTGCTCGAGCTGGTGTTCAAGGAGAACTACCGCGACCTGCCGGACTATTTACACGGCTTCGCCTACACCTGTGCGGTGATGACCGATCCGGAGGCAATGGAGCGCATCGCTTTCGAGCTGGCCGAAGACTGCATGGCCGAAGGCGTGCGCTACATCGAAGTGCGCTTCGCTCCGCAGCTCCATGTGCGACCGGGCTTCGATGTCGGGCAGGTGCTCGAAGCCGTCTTCAAAGGGCTGGAACGGGCGCGGCGGCGAGACGATGAATCCCGGGAGCCGGGGCAGATTCCATTCAATTTCGGCATCATCGCCTCGGCCATGCGGATGTTCACCGGCGGCTTCGCCCCCTACTTCCGCAACCTGCTGGAAGCCCTGGACCAATGGCCGATGGAAGAGGTTCACGGGGTCGCATCGCTGTCCCTGGCGCGCTCGGTGGCCGAAGCGCGGGACCGCCTGGGCGTGCCGGTGGTGGCCTTCGACCTGGCCGGCGCCGAGGCGGGGAATCCGGCCTCGGACCACGTACGGGCCTACGAGTTCGCCAGCCGCCACTTCCTGAAGAAGACCGTCCACGCCGGCGAGGCCTACGGGCCGGAGAGCATCTACCAGGCGATCACCCAGCTCAATGCCGACCGCATCGGCCACGGCACCCACCTCTACTCCACCCACCAGGTGGAAGCGGACGATCCGGAGCGCTACGTGCACCGCCTCGCCGAGTACATCGCCGACCGGCGGATTACCCTGGAGGTGTGCATCACCTCCAACCTGCAGACCATGCCGGAGCTGCGCCGGGTGGAAGACCATCCCTTCGGTCGCATGCTCAAAGAGAAGCTCTCCGTCGCGCTGTGCACGGACAACCGCCTGGTGTCACGCACCACCGTGACGGACGAGATCGATCAGGCCTGCCGCGCCTTCGCCATGACCCCCGAGGAACTACGCGACGTGGTGATCCACGGCTTCAAGCGCAGCTTCTACCCCGGTACCTACCGCGAAAAGCGCAAGTACGTGCGCCAGGTGATCGATCGCTACGACGAGATCGCCGCCGAGCACGGCGTGCCGACCAAGGAAGGCTCCCTGTGAGCGATGCGGAGAACCCGGCGCCGCGTTTTCCAGAGATCGAAGTCGATCTCCACGACCCACACGGTCACCCGACGGCGATGATCGCCATCGTGCGCAAGGCGCTCCAGGAAGCGGGTCACGGCGACGCGGCACGTCAGTACACCCACCGGGCGCTGGCAGCAGGTCCGGCGGAGTTGATCGCGCTGGCCCGTCAGTGGGTGACGGTTCTCTAGAGGTCGTGGGTCTCTAGCGCCGCAGGCTCTTGGCCACCCGAAAGCCAGCGTCCGGCACGGCCACCTCGGCGCCCTCTTTGCGCCGCAACGCGCACGAGATCCCCGCCCTCGGGGTGCGGAAGGAGCCTCCGCGCAGAACTCTCACCGGATCGTCCTCAGCCTCCGCCGCCACCCACTCCCAGGCTCCGCCGAGCATGCCGAAGAGGCCGAAGCCGTTGGCCTTGCGATCGTCCAGGGGGTGTAGTCGACCCTCGCTGTTGTCCGCGTCCCACTGGTGGCGCCCGGCCTCTTCCGAGTCGTCGCCGGTCTGGAAGCGCTGACCCACCAGGCCGCCGCGGCAGGCGTACTCCCACTCCGCCTCGCTCGCTAGGCGCATCGGTTTGCGCGCGATCTCGGCGTACCAGGTGCAGTATTCGGCGGCATCTTGCCAGCTCACGCCGAGGGCCGGATCGCGGTCGTCCGGCGCCCAAGGGGAGCGCTCGAACCCTGGGTCGAAGGCCTCGAACTGCTCGTTGGTGATCGGCACCTTGCTCAGGTAGAAGGGCTCGATGGAGCGTGGCTCGCCGACGGGCCGCTCCAGGTCTCCTCCAGGAACCAGCCACAGGACGGTGCGCGGGTAGCGGGTGTAGTGATCTCTCATCGCTTCGTGCAGGCGTTCAGAGGCCATCGAGAACCTGGCGGGCGCGGGCGTCCCAGGTGTGGTGGGAGAGCAGATGCTCGCGGGCTCGTCGGCCGAGCCGTCGGCGCTCTTCGGCGTCGTCGGCCAACCGCCGGACGGCGGCCTCCCAGGCATTCGGCTCGTCGGCCGGCACGAGGACGGCGTCGTCGCCATCGGTCAGGACCTCGCGCAGCACCGGCAGGTCCGACGACACAATGGCTGTGCCGGTCGCCATGTACTCGAACATCTTCATCGGCGACATGTACGCGGCGGTGTCACTGCCGCCGCTCGCCACCGCCACCCGGTGTTGATAGGGCATCAGCAGGAGGTCGAAGCGGCGATAGTGCGCGGCCAGCCGGCCGGGCGGAACGAAACCGTGGAAGGTCAGGTTCGGTCTCTCCGCCCGGCTCTGCCAGGCGGCGACGTCCTGCGGGCGCCCGCCGACGACGTGGAAGTCGGCCTGTGGCAGCCGCGTCGCCAGCTCCGCAACGATCTCGATCCCGCGCCCTGGGTACAGGTGCCCGACGTAGCCGACCTGGAGCCGGCCGCCCTCGCTCTTCTCGTGCGGCTCGGGAGGCGGATCGGCGGCGTCGTGAGCCACCAGGGTACGCTCACCGACCGGCAGGGCATCGACCTCGGCGAGCAGCCCGCGGAGGGCCGCGGAGATGACGACCAGACGGCGCAGGGAGGGCGCCGCGACGAGGCGGCGAAGACGGTCGAGGGCCCGGCCGCTCGGGACGTTGTGGGCCTCGAAGATCAGCGGCATGCCCAGCCGGGCCGCGATCCGGGCGCCGCCGGGATCACGGGCATAAACCAGGTCGACGGTGCCTCGCCGCCGGCGCAGCAGCGCCTCCTGGGCGGCCGCCCACAGCAGGCCGCCGCCGCGCCAGGCCGGTCGCGGCAGCGAAGTGAGGCGGAAGCCGGTGGCGACGCCGTAGAAGGCGAAGGGATCGTCGACCCCCGGCTCCTGGCGGGCCGCGCTCCGCTTGGTGACCAGCTCCACCTGGTGGCCGGCTCGGGACAAAGCGGCGCACATCTTCATCACATGAACGCTCGACGCGCGCCGCGACGGGACGTAGGAGAGGGACAGGTAGAGCAGTCTCACCGCGCGCTCGGAGCCTTCCAGCTCGTGCGCTCGAGGACATCGACGATGCGCTCGGCGGCGTGCCCGTCCCACAGCGGTGGAGGCTGGCGGGCATCGGCATTGCTGGCCAGCGCCTCGCTTCCGGCGCGCACGATCGCGGCCGGATCGCGGCCGACCAGCCGGTTGGTGCCCAGCTCCAGGGTCACCGGCCGCTCGGTGTTGTCGCGTAGCGTCAGGCAGGGGATGCCGAGGGCCGTCGTCTCCTCCTGGATTCCGCCGGAATCGGTGAGGACCAGTCGGGCGCCGTCGAGCAGGCCGATGAAGTCGAGGTAGCCGAGCGGCTCGACCGCGCGCAGGCCGCCTCCCGGCCCGTCCACCGATCCGTCCGTCAAGAGCCGGGCGATCTCGGCGTTCTCGGCCAGCCGCGCCCGGGTGCGCGGATGGACCGGGAACACCACCGGCAGCCGCCGGCCGATCTCACCGACGGCGCCGAGCAGGGCCGACAGCGATTCAGGGGAGTCCACGTTTCCCGGCCGGTGCAGGGTCAGGACCGCGTAGCCGCCCACCACCAGCCCGAGCCGCTCGAGCAGGCCGCCGCGCCCCTCGCGCGCCCGGTCGAGGGCGGCGAACAGGCTGTCGACCATGGTGTTGCCCACTCGGAAGATGCGCTCGGCCGGCACGCCCTCGCGCCCCAGGTTGCGGTCGCCACTCTCCTCGGTCGTGAAGAGCAGCGTCGACAGGCAGTCGGTGACCCGCCGGTTGATCTCCTCGGGCATGGTTTCGTCGAAGGAGCGTAGCCCGGCCTCGACGTGGGCGACCGGGATCCAAAGCTTGGCGGCGGTCAGAGCCGCCGCCACGGTCGAGTTGACGTCGCCGAAAACCAGCAGCAAATCCGGCCGGCGCTCCTCGAGGACCGGCTCGATCCCCCGCATTACCGCCGCCGTCTGCTCGGCGTGAGATCCCGAGCCGACGCCCAGGTGGAGGTCCGGCCGCGGCAGGCCGAGGTCGCGGAAGAAGACGTCCGACAGCGCCGCGTCGTAGTGCTGACCGGTGTGCACCAGGAACGTAGAGAAGCCGCCGCGCCGCCCGAGCGCCGACACAACCGGCGCTGCCTTGACGAAGTTCGGCCGGGCACCGACGACGGCCACCACCTCGATCGGTCGGCGGTCGGATCGAGGCGTCGGTTCAGCGGGCATGATCGGCGAGGAGCTGTTCGAAGAAGGTGGTCGAGGTCGCGGCGGCGGCATCCCAGGTCAAGGTGGCCTCCGCGCGGCGGCGGGCCGCCTGGCCGAGCCGGCGGCGCAAGGCCTCGTCCTCGAGATCGGCGAGGGCGGCGGCGAGATCGGCGGCGGAGCCGGGGGCGACGAGCAGCCCATCGCCGCCGTGCTGGACGATCTTACTCTGCTCACCGACCCGCGTCGCGACGACCGGCCGGCCGAGCGCCATGTACTCGGGGAGCTTTGACGGGAAGCCGTAGAGCGCGGTGTGGTGAGCCGGGCGCGGCACCGCCAGAATGTCGGCGGTGGCGAGAAGTGCCGGCACGTCCTCGTAGGTCGCCGGTCCCGGGGCGACCAGGCGCTCGCCGAGGGAGCGAGCGCGCCGAGCCAGGGCGGGAGCCGCGTCGAGGTCGCCGACCAGCAGGAGCTCGAGATCCGCTCCCGCCGCCAGCCTGCGCTCGACCGCCGCCACCAGGACGTCCACTCCCTGGTAGGGCCGGAAGTTGCCGGCGTACCCGATGCGCAACCGGCCGCCAGGCGGCGATCCCACGGAGGACCCTGGGGGCGGAGGGCCGGCAGCGGGCCGGAAGAGCTCGGTGTCGACCCCGCCCCACAGCACGCGCACCGGTCGTTGCCATCGCCGGGCTCGTACGGCCAACGCCTCGCAGACCACGGTGAAGGCGCCGAGCCGCGGCGCCCAGCGGCGCTCGTCCGCCCAGGCACGAGCCGCGTCCGCTACGCGGCGCGGGAGTGACCGTGTGCGCCGCTCCCACCGCTCGCGCGGCAGGTGACCGTGGAGGTCGGCGACGGTCAGCGGGCCATCGTCGACCGCCACGGCGGCCAGCCAAGGCAGTGCCTTGTGCGTGTGGCCGTGGACTACGTCGGGCTGGAGTTCGGCGATGGCCTGGCGGAAACTCGCGCTCGGATCGGCAGCCGGCCCCAGCGAGCGGTGCTCGATGCCCAGTGCGGCCTCGACTTCGGCGCGGGCATCGCGGCTCACCGCGCAGACCTCGACGCCCGGTCGTCGAGCCAAGGCGCGGGTCAGGTTGCGCGCTCGCGAAGGGGTGCCCCGCGGAGCGAGCAAGTGGGCTCCGAAGAGGGTCAGAACTCGCAAGGAAGAACCTCGGTTCGGCGATGGAAGAGGGCCGAATCCGTCAGCCGAGAGGGAGGCCGGCTCAGGAGTCGACGGCGGCCGGCTCGGCCGCGGCCCGAGCCCCGGTGCGAGCGACGTCGAACGTCTCGCCGGCCGCGCCGGCGGCCGGCGGGCCATCGACGCCGTAGGTGCGACGCATCCACTCGACCGTCCGACCCACCCCATCGCGCAGACTCACCTTGCACTCGTGACCGAGATCGCGCACCGCCTTGGTGACGTCGACCTTCTTGTCTTTGGTGGTGAACGGCTCGGCCTCCTTGTAGGTGACCCGCGAGTCGTCGGTGCCCACCGCCTCGAGGATCAGGTCCGAGAGCTGCTTGATGTCGTGGTACTCGGTGCCGGCGATGTTGTACACCTCGCCGGGGTGGAAGCGCTCGGCGATGTTGGCCAGCGTCTCGGCGGTGTCGGTGATGAACGACGACGTGCGGTGATGGTCGAGGTAGACCGTATAGGGGAGACCGTGGAGAGCGCGGTAGGTGAACAGGCAATTGACCGACCGGTAGGGACTGTAGGGCTCGCCCGGCCCATAGGTGTTGAACAGCCGCACCCGTACCGTTTCGGTGCCGAACATCTCGGCCGAGTTGACGATCTGCATCTCATTGACCCACTTGGTGATGGCGTAGTCGTTGAGCTGCTTGACCTCGACCTCGTCCATCACGCTCTCGGCCATCACGCCGTCGTAGTCGCCGTAGACCTCGGAGCTCGAGCTGAAGACCAGCCGGAATCCGATCTTCTCCTGCATGCGCAGGACGTTCTTGGTTCCGATGACGTTCGACTGCCACAGGGTGTCGTAGTAGTCCTCGCCGTTCCAGCGGCCGAACTCGGCGGCCAGGTGGTAGACGACATCGAAGCTCTCGCGCTCGAAGGCACTCTCGACCTGCCGGTAGGAGCCGACGTCGCAGCGGATGTAGCGAGAATCGTGGTGGTGTGGCAGATCGAGGATCCACGTGTCGTGGCCGCGCTCGCGCAGGATGCGGACGAGGTGGCTG
This window contains:
- a CDS encoding NAD-dependent epimerase/dehydratase family protein; this translates as MSKILVTGGLGVVGSHLVRILRERGHDTWILDLPHHHDSRYIRCDVGSYRQVESAFERESFDVVYHLAAEFGRWNGEDYYDTLWQSNVIGTKNVLRMQEKIGFRLVFSSSSEVYGDYDGVMAESVMDEVEVKQLNDYAITKWVNEMQIVNSAEMFGTETVRVRLFNTYGPGEPYSPYRSVNCLFTYRALHGLPYTVYLDHHRTSSFITDTAETLANIAERFHPGEVYNIAGTEYHDIKQLSDLILEAVGTDDSRVTYKEAEPFTTKDKKVDVTKAVRDLGHECKVSLRDGVGRTVEWMRRTYGVDGPPAAGAAGETFDVARTGARAAAEPAAVDS
- the wecB gene encoding UDP-N-acetylglucosamine 2-epimerase (non-hydrolyzing) → MPAEPTPRSDRRPIEVVAVVGARPNFVKAAPVVSALGRRGGFSTFLVHTGQHYDAALSDVFFRDLGLPRPDLHLGVGSGSHAEQTAAVMRGIEPVLEERRPDLLLVFGDVNSTVAAALTAAKLWIPVAHVEAGLRSFDETMPEEINRRVTDCLSTLLFTTEESGDRNLGREGVPAERIFRVGNTMVDSLFAALDRAREGRGGLLERLGLVVGGYAVLTLHRPGNVDSPESLSALLGAVGEIGRRLPVVFPVHPRTRARLAENAEIARLLTDGSVDGPGGGLRAVEPLGYLDFIGLLDGARLVLTDSGGIQEETTALGIPCLTLRDNTERPVTLELGTNRLVGRDPAAIVRAGSEALASNADARQPPPLWDGHAAERIVDVLERTSWKAPSAR
- a CDS encoding adenosine deaminase family protein gives rise to the protein MAELEFSRAFLEALPKSDLHLHLDGSLRLPTLIELARERNVTLPSDTPEGLLELVFKENYRDLPDYLHGFAYTCAVMTDPEAMERIAFELAEDCMAEGVRYIEVRFAPQLHVRPGFDVGQVLEAVFKGLERARRRDDESREPGQIPFNFGIIASAMRMFTGGFAPYFRNLLEALDQWPMEEVHGVASLSLARSVAEARDRLGVPVVAFDLAGAEAGNPASDHVRAYEFASRHFLKKTVHAGEAYGPESIYQAITQLNADRIGHGTHLYSTHQVEADDPERYVHRLAEYIADRRITLEVCITSNLQTMPELRRVEDHPFGRMLKEKLSVALCTDNRLVSRTTVTDEIDQACRAFAMTPEELRDVVIHGFKRSFYPGTYREKRKYVRQVIDRYDEIAAEHGVPTKEGSL
- a CDS encoding glycosyltransferase family 4 protein; this translates as MRLLYLSLSYVPSRRASSVHVMKMCAALSRAGHQVELVTKRSAARQEPGVDDPFAFYGVATGFRLTSLPRPAWRGGGLLWAAAQEALLRRRRGTVDLVYARDPGGARIAARLGMPLIFEAHNVPSGRALDRLRRLVAAPSLRRLVVISAALRGLLAEVDALPVGERTLVAHDAADPPPEPHEKSEGGRLQVGYVGHLYPGRGIEIVAELATRLPQADFHVVGGRPQDVAAWQSRAERPNLTFHGFVPPGRLAAHYRRFDLLLMPYQHRVAVASGGSDTAAYMSPMKMFEYMATGTAIVSSDLPVLREVLTDGDDAVLVPADEPNAWEAAVRRLADDAEERRRLGRRAREHLLSHHTWDARARQVLDGL
- a CDS encoding SUMF1/EgtB/PvdO family nonheme iron enzyme, whose translation is MASERLHEAMRDHYTRYPRTVLWLVPGGDLERPVGEPRSIEPFYLSKVPITNEQFEAFDPGFERSPWAPDDRDPALGVSWQDAAEYCTWYAEIARKPMRLASEAEWEYACRGGLVGQRFQTGDDSEEAGRHQWDADNSEGRLHPLDDRKANGFGLFGMLGGAWEWVAAEAEDDPVRVLRGGSFRTPRAGISCALRRKEGAEVAVPDAGFRVAKSLRR
- a CDS encoding glycosyltransferase family 4 protein, with amino-acid sequence MRVLTLFGAHLLAPRGTPSRARNLTRALARRPGVEVCAVSRDARAEVEAALGIEHRSLGPAADPSASFRQAIAELQPDVVHGHTHKALPWLAAVAVDDGPLTVADLHGHLPRERWERRTRSLPRRVADAARAWADERRWAPRLGAFTVVCEALAVRARRWQRPVRVLWGGVDTELFRPAAGPPPPGSSVGSPPGGRLRIGYAGNFRPYQGVDVLVAAVERRLAAGADLELLLVGDLDAAPALARRARSLGERLVAPGPATYEDVPALLATADILAVPRPAHHTALYGFPSKLPEYMALGRPVVATRVGEQSKIVQHGGDGLLVAPGSAADLAAALADLEDEALRRRLGQAARRRAEATLTWDAAAATSTTFFEQLLADHAR